The sequence TCAGAACTGGACGAAAAGTTCTTTGAGGAACTCAAACAGCCTGTTAAACAAACGGCAGGACTGATAACCAACTTGGAAACCTACCAAAAGGAACTGGACAAGGCCAAAAAGAACGGCAAAGGCAATACCGATAAAAACAACAAAACCGCTTCGCCCGAGGCCGAAGATGATAAAGAGGATGAACAAAACCTGTTCACCCAACAGGCAGATGATACCGAAGCCAAAGCCGAGAAAAAACGCCTGTACGATGATGCGATGGAGAAAGTAAAGGAGTTGGCACAAAATACCAAGTATGCCGAAGCGTTAGCGCAACTGCCTGACCCTGCCGACTATCCCGAAAAAGCCGAGGCCATCGAGGCCAAACGTCAAACCTTACAGGCAGGAAAGGAAGCCTACGATAAATTAACCGCCAGTTTTAACGATTAATTCCGAGCCATGAAAACAATGATTTTACCGAGGATTTTCCTGCACAAAGAGAACGGGCAGGAAATTCGCTTAACCGACCCCAACGATACATTTAACATTACCGATGTGCAGAATTTTTATTCAGGTACTTACCCTGTATTGACCAACGCTAAAATTATCGGGCCTGAAATCAAGGATGATGAAGCGGTATACCGCTTTGAAAGCACGATGGGAACGAAAGGATAGGCCATGAAAAAGCAAATAGTAAACAGAGTTATCAAAATCAACAGGAAAGGCGACCAATGGAAAATACAGCAATTATTCGGAGAACTGGCAAGTCGGTTAGACCGATTGCCCGATGCCGACGAAGTAAGGCGCAACCCGCTAAGGAGCGCACCCGCAGGCTTAACGGAAATGGTTTTTTAAACCATAGTTTTCAGCCCTTTTGGTCGTTTGACGGAAACAGGGAAAGGATAGCAAGGGAGTATTTTCACTCCCTTGCCAATCTCTGCGGTTTCTATCAAATACCAGTACCCCATACAGATTTAGCCTTTCCGCAGAATATCTACCATACTTGGCAGGAAGTTGCCAAACAGGTAAACGCCATTGACCGAAACAATCATTGTGTGATTATTCGGGATAAAGGAAAAAGTGCGGTATTGAGTGTTGTTAAAACCTATGATTTGAGCCATTGCCTTTTTTATATTCCCGTTCGGGCATACTGGCTTTGGTCGCAAACCACAGGACAGGAGCGCATCACCGAATTGGTAACCGTTATTTTCGCCTATCTGCACCAAGTGGTTGATATTCCATTTTATGCCGAGAACGGAACTTATTTGGATTGTCAATATGATACTTTGGAACAATGGCTGAATGATGCCGAATATGAAAATGAGGATGTTGCCGAAGAAAAAGCGTGGCGGGAACATCAGGAAAATACACTTTATGAAATGAGGCGGGCAGGCGGACATATTATGCCCCTAATTAAAAAATCTGATTGGTTAGCTAAAATGGAACAAGTAGTTACAGCTTATCAGCACCGTGATAATTGGGAATTAGAATGGGAGCAGTTGGCAAAAGAGTTTTTAACCCTGTACCAACAGTACCCTCAACGCTCGGTAACGGATAGCATTCGTGAGGATTTGGTTTACCCTAACGAAGAAGAACGCATAACGGTAGAGCAATATATCAGCTTTTATTGGAGCGACAGAGATTGCTTTCAGGATGAATTGATGGATATGATCAATTGCAGCTTTCAGGAAATAGCCGTTCAGGATGAACCCACCATTGTGCATTGCTTTGATACGCTCCCCGACACCGAACGCCAAGATTTTGACTTTGAAACCCGCCTGTTTGATTTGATTGAACGCCTGCGGGATTTATTAAACGATTACGACCATGAAGAACATCACCCAACAGTTTAACAGTGGGTTTGAACCCTACAAAGCCCTGCTGATATACAAACACGAAAAGGAGGAAGAAATAAGCCAGTTCCAGCGAAATGTACAGGAAACGCAGATTTATGTGGAAAGCTACGATATAGGGCGAAACGGCAAACCTATCAACGCCCACCCGCTTTCGGTAAAGGAAATGACCGCTTTACATACTATACTCCAAACCTCGCAGGAAATACAGGACAGTTACCTGAAAAGTAAAGGTTTACTATCCAATAAGGTTTTATACGTCAACCAACAGGCGAACGGCTTTGCGGTGTGGTACACCCCGCCACAGGAAGTTACCCTGTTCTTTATTGATGGTTTACAAATCCCATCGGGTAAGTTTCAAATCCCTGCCATGCTTTGGAAAGCCAATGCCGAGAGCTTGCATGTTTATGGTTTAAAAGGTAAAGCCAAGCCCCATGAGAATACCAAACTTTGTCATGCGCCCTATCTGAATATCTACGGAAGCGGTCAGGTTTGTATGGGGACAGTACAAATCAATATTGGCAAAACCTCCTGCTTAGAGGATTTTATGGCCACTTGGGAACGCTACTTTTTTAACAGCAATTTCAGCCATTCTATCAGCGGGAACAACAGCACCAAAACCAATACTACCGATTTATGGCGCTCCCTTGCAGGTTCGGGTAAACCCTTTCCGCAGGAGGAATTATTAAATAATCAGTTGACCCTTAAACAAATCATCCGATGAAAAAGCAAAAAGTGAATAAACCTGCCGTACATATTATACAAAAGGAATTGTTACAGCCCTATAATCCTGTTACCATTAACCTGATTGGTGCAGGGGGAACAGGTAGCCAATTGTTGACCGCTTTGGCAAGGATGAACCATGCCTTAACCGCATTAGGCCATGCAGGTGTTTATGTCAGGGTATTTGATGATGACCAAGTTGATACCGCCAATTTGGGCAGGCAACTGTTTACCACCGCTGAATTAGGCCAGTACAAATCCGTTGCCCTCATCAACCGTATCAACCGTTTTTTCGGTACGAACTGGAAAGCGGAAACCATCCGTTATAACAAACAATCCCTAAAGGACAGGGATTTGGCAAGCGCAGTAATTACCATTTCCTGTGTAGATACTGTTAGCGCACGGTATGAGATAGGCGAGATATTGCAACACCTGACCAAGAATTACGGCGGTCGCAACCGTGTAAAATACTGGCTTGATTTCGGCAATAGCCGTTCAAGCGGACAGGTCATTTTATCTACCCTTGAAAAAATCACACAACCTGCATCTGCATTATACCGTCCTGTAGAAAACCTCCCCTTGGTTACAGAAGAATTTAAGGAACTGCTGAACGGTTCGGAACATGAAGATAATACCCCAAGCTGTTCATTAGCGGAAGCCCTGACCAAACAGGACTTGTTTATTAATTCAGCATTAGCGAATTGTGGAGCCTCATTGCTTTGGCAGATGTTCCGTGAGGGAATATTATTTAATCGTGGTTTTTTCCTGAACCTTGCGGATTTCAGGACACAGCCCTTAAAAGTGGCTTAAACTGATTTACAAAACCCGCCGGAATTGTCCGGCGGGCGGGCATACGCCCGCCCCGTTTTCGCCCCGTGCTTTCGCTTTGATAACTGAAGATCGGTGAAATCACGGGGCGCGGCATTTCAACAGACCTGGTTTAAAAATATTTTAGCGGATGATCAGTCCTGTAAGCGTTCATCGCGTTGCCACTCAAAAATATGTCTGCGCGCATCACCCAGACAAAATAAGGCTTTACGTTTGGCTGAATCCAGATCATTTTGCCATGATGGCCAAGGATGGCTATACCCCGTTGGTTGGTGAACGATACTGATATGCCAGCGGCCTTTGGTCTGCGGCGAAAGATTGAGCATAAAGTCGCCGGCTTTACCTGCATAACTTCCTCTTGGACCAGGTACCCATTGCAGGTCTTGGTTCCTTTCATCTTCCATATGCTGCAAATAGGTCAACATATTTATGATCACTTTAATTTCACCTGATACAGCTGTATCTCCGGCGAGCATTCGCTGGATACTACGTACGACTGCATCCTGTGACCGATGATCACCCCAGGTTCTCAGGCGACTGGCCAGTTCAGCAGGTGTTAATGCTAATTCATTGTATTGGGTATTGAAGTAACCCAGTTCATCTGTCAATTCCATAATCCAACCATTTATGGAACAATAATACGTCATTATGTCGTATATTAAAACCACAAATGCAATTATTTATTAACATTTTTGTTAAATCAATTGCACAAAATTGTATTTTCAGTTTCGTTATACGCTAAAATGATGACCTTTGCATGTTTAAAATCAATATTATATGCCGATCCAGATCGTAAGAAATTTAGAAATACCAGTACTTAGTTTTGACTTTAGTGAAGAATACTGGCCGCTGATCAGTGCCCCGGTCAAAGATACCTACGGACTTGGAGAAGTAAAAGATGCAGCAACTGTACAGGAAGCCCTCAAACTGGCCTTTGCCAAATGCGGCGAATTGTTTATTGGCATTATCACAGGAGAAACACGCGCGTCCTTTTATCTGTATGTTCAGCACCTGCTGGAAAATACCATTGATGTGTTTAAGGCGATGCTGGGCGGGGAAGAGTTCCCGGAAATCAACAGCAGTGAGTTTGCTAACATCAGGCGAACTTTACGCATTATCCTGGAACAATCCACTACAGTGGATATGGCTGGTACTCCGAATTTCATGGCGGAGATCACGCGAAATCGCCATGCTTATCATGATACCTTAGATAGATTACTTTACCTGGGCTACCAGGCGTTTATAATTAGCCAGGAAATCGCCAGAAGCCAGCTGTTCCCGAGATCAGGTAACTTTGATATTGATGGTGATGGATTGTTAGGTATGGGCACGGAGCCTGCTTATAAACCAATTTTCGATTACCTGGAACGGGATATCCATAATCATGATGAAGGTGTGACCCTGTACCACACGATTGAGGATCTGATCGGGGTATGGAGAGAATTAGGTGTGGAGTATGGCGAGATGAGCAGCTTTTTTGCCGAACAGATCAAAGACCCGCGCTATAGGTTTGCTCTTATCGACAAGACTCATTTTTATGAGCAGGCAAGAAACGCATTTGGACAACATGGCGAAATTGCAATTAGCTTCTATGATGGTCTGACAGTTAGCCGTAGAAATGTACTGAGTTTTGAGGATTGCATATTGCGCAGCCAGGATATGAAACGCATCATGTACCGCCCATTGGTGGAGATTAATGTGGATGGCCAGGTCTACATCATGGCGGGGTTTAACCGATGGTTGGAGTGCCTGAGCACGTTAACTACTAATGCTTTGCCCTGGGGGCATGTGGCGGAGGAATGGAATCAGCATAAGCCGATCAGGAAATTCGTGCAGCATCTGCAGGATACCCATGATGATATACTGGAGGACGCAGCCGTTGAATTATTGAAAGTTGTTCAGATGCCTTATGATAAATCTATAAAAAGCTTAAGGCAGCATAAGGGTAACAACTTCCCGATTGATAAATTAAAAGGTGTGGGTGAGATCGACCTCGTGTTTGCAGATATCCAAAAGAAGGTGCTGTATATAGTGGAGTGCAAGCATAACAAATCACGCTTCGATTATTTTAACTGGAAACGGGATTATACAGTGTTTAAAGAAAAATATGAAACCCAGCTGAATAACAAGATCACATTTGCAAATGAGCATACCGAACGCATATTGGTCCATCTGGAGGTGGTCAATGGTATACAGATAGAGGATAAGGGCGATTATAAGGTTCAGGGCATATTCCTGATCAATGCGCCTTCACTTTATATGTATGATGCGGTATATCCAACGTTAACGCTTCACAACCTGGAACAATTGTTAAATCGGCAATATGTGATACCACAGTTTGCACTCACTCTACCTGATGGACAGGAGATCCTGGTGGAGCAACCTTATTTTACTAACTTGGCGAAGCTCATTTAACCTAATCATGAAACGAATGTACAGAGGCGAGTTTATATTTCATCCTATTGGGCAAGGCTGTTATTATACAGGCGAACTTTTCAATGAAAAAGAAAGGCTTTTCAGCTTTGTCTATGATTGTGGTACCAATTCAGAACAGCAATATATCCGCGATGCCGTAGCTGGCTGGCCAGTCAAAGCAGAACAGCAAAAGATCAATGTATGCATTATCTCCCATTTTCATAGCGATCATACCAGTGGTATTCCGCAGTTACTTAAAAGCACCCGATGCGACCGTTTGGTGATCCCTTATTATGACCCATTCCAACGATTGATGGTTTACCTGGAATCGGACAACGATGATGATGAATACCGGCGGATGATGCAAAACCCTTATGTTTATTTTTCAGGAGAGGGTTTTAATATCGGCCAGATCATAGTCGTGCGCGGTGGCGGTACGGAAACTAATCTTCAGGACCGTAGCCCCAAAGCACCATCACCCTCAGAAAGCAGCAATTTGAATACGGAACAGTTTGATCTCAATAAGGACGAGGATGAATATTATCAGGATGAGTACGAACAGAATGATAGCTTAAATGAGCAATTCTTTAGGCAATTACAAATTGAAGACCCTAACGCTGATCCTGATAAGGTGAAGGTGAGGCACCTGCCGTACCAACTGCGAACTCCGCTTTATAAATTCATTTTTTATACACTATCTGAAGAAGATGGTTCTGATATTGAAATAAAACGGAAAACTGCGGCCCTACGAAAAGCGGTTGACGATTATTTTGCTGCGGCAAAACGTGATGCCACCTCAGGCGTTTCTACTTTCCAGGATCTTTTTAATGCTAAACCTATCAAAGAGATCGCGCGGATATACCGGCGCATATTTGGGGCTGCTCAACTAAATGGCACATCATTAGCGGTCTTTCATCGTTTTACGCTTGAATCTGGGGGTTATGATATCTTCCACAGACATCACTCAGGTATGCGCCACTTGTACCATGTTAACCGCAATCATGCGACCATGATGACCGGTGATCTGGAATTGAACACCCGCGAAAAATTGATATTGTTTCAGGATTACTATCACGCCCACCTGGACGAAATAGCTTATTTTCAGGTAATGCATCATGGCTCGGACAAGAATTGGCCATTTAGTGTAACTGAAAGCAGGCTGCATACTTTTCCGGATTATGTGATTAACCACGGCTTAGGGCGGAAACACCATCCAGGACCTGAAGTAACCAAATTGCTGCGTTCGGTTAAACCACATAACACCTTATTGAATAATGAATTAACAAAGCTTCACTATTCGATTTACTATGGCACGGTATGACCATAGTAATAATTGTAAAAAATGTTTACGTTTGCACCATACTTCGGCGGAACTCTCTGCCGATTGTGATAAGGTTTAGGTAAAAGCCCTTTTTCGGAAGGGCTTTTTTATGCGGCCTTTTCCGCCTTTATCCTGATCCTTTTGCTTTTCACTTCACCGGATAATACCCGGTTAATATCATCAATGCTATAGTACAGGATACCGCCGATCTTGGTAAAGGGTATCGTACCGTTGTCCCTTAATGTCTGAAGCGTATTGTCAGATATTTTGAGCAGGTTTTTAACCTGGTAACTCTTTAGCCACTTTTTAGGTTCTTCTATAGCATGTCCTAAAAGGCTCTTGATCTGATTCAGTAATTGCTGGCCAAATTCCTGCAAATCTTCTTTAGTTATGATTTCTGCTGCCATAATTCATATCATTTGAGGTAAATTGATACAAACTTGCCTGAATTTATAATGATTTGTATCCGACACCATCCGAGTCGGATATAAACTTTCTGCAAATTGGTCTATTAAAATGTAAGGTTGAAGAATAAAGGAAATCCCAATGAATTGTGAACGCACTGCGTTCATTATTCATTGGGATTCAAATTTGCGGTCGCAAATTTTTAAGCGTCGTTATTAGGAAATTCTTCCTGTCCCAACTCCTTTTGCTTGCTGATCTCTTTCTCAATTTCATCAGCCAATTGTTCAGCCGATGGTAGATAGAGTTGATATTTGGAGGCAAAGATGTTGCTGTTTTCCGGCAACGTAAATTTAACGACCGTATCATTTTTCTCCAGGCATAATAAGATGCCCACCGTAGGCGTTTCATGCGTCAGCTTTTCGATGCGGTCATAATAATTCACATACATTTGCAATTGGCCGATATCCTGATGGGTGATCTTATGTGTTTTCAGTTCGATAATAACGAAACACTGTAAAAGCCTGTTATAAAACACAAGATCAACAAAAAAATCATCGCCATCCAAATGGATGCGCTTTTGCCTGGCTACGAAGGAAAAACCATTACCAAGCTCCAGCATGAACTCTTGCAGGTGGGTGATCAAAGCATTTTCAAGATCCTTTTCATAATATGCGGCTTCTGGTTTAAGTCTCAAAAATTCGAGTATCATTGGGTCTTTGATAATATCCTGCGGTTTATCCGGTTGCTTTTCGTTACGAGCTACAGACAGAACTTTTTCTTTGTCTGTGCTCAAAAGAAGTCTCTCATAAAGTTGGCTACCAATTTGGCGATCCATCTGTCTGGCGGTCCAATTGTTCTTTGCAGTTTCTTGAATATAAAACTCCCTTTTTTCGGTTTCTTCCATACTCAGAAGCGACCGATAATGCGTCCATGTCAATTGTGTACGCAGTGCGTACACAATTGGGAAAGTTCTGTAGAATTGTCTAAAGTGATTTAAATTTCTTGCAGAAAATGCGTTACCAAATTGTGGCATAAGTTCTTCTGCCAAATATGGGATTAGGCGCTCTCCATAAACAGCGCGATCTTTGCCATGTTGTTCCTCTTCAAAAATCCTTTTACCAATATGCCAAAACATAACCACTCTTTCATGATCAATGGCACGGGCAGCTGAGATCCTGGCACCTTCAATTAAAACCTTGATCTCACTTATCAAAATTATCTCGCTCATACTAATTCCTCCTCCAATTTTTCATCAACAACTTCAGCATTAACCAGCAAACGTGCCTTTAAGGCCTGCATATCCCGGTTAACCTTTTTATCTTTCATTTTTGCATAGATCTGGGTAGTGGTTAATTTAGTATGACCAAGCATTTTGCTGACCGTTTCTAATGGCACATCATTTTCGAGGGTAACTGTTGTAGCAAATGTGTGTCGTGCAATGTGAGTGGTTAACACTTTTTCAATACCGGCCAGATCTCCGATCTCTTTTAAATAGGCATTCATTTTTTGATTGCTCTTTACCGGCAACAACCTGTTCTCGATTATGCGGGCATCATGTTCTACATAGCGCTCTATAATTTCTATGGCTTGTGGAATTAAAGGAACATTGGCCTCGATAGCAGTTTTGGTTCGGGTGGTCTTGATCCAGGTTACCCCATCTGTACCGGTAACCACATGTTGAGGGGTTAGTTTATCCACGTCAACAAAAGCATAACCGGTATAGCAGCAAAACAAAAAGGTATCCCTCACCTCAGCCAATCGTTTCACTTTAAAATGATATTCGGCCAACTGGTTGATCTCCTCCCATTCAAGTTCAACACGGTTTACCTTATTATAGGTGCATTTAAAAAGGTTGAAGGGATTGTGGCTCATCCATTGATTATTGACAGCCAGGTTAATGATCTTTTTAAGATTTTTGATATACCGCATGGCGGTATTGTGTTCGATCTTATCTTCGGTTTTCAGATACATTTCCAAACCGGTCACAAAAGCGTAATCGATGGACTCCAGATAAACATCAGGTTTCTTATACCTGAACTGTATGTACTCCGCAGTTTTTTTGCGGACGGTTTTATACTTCGTTAAGGTTGCGCGAACAAAATTCTTATCCAGTAATTTTTCCAGATCGTTATTATGCTCATCGAATACTTCTAATAGCATCCGGTGTTTTACTTCTTCGCCGGTGAATTTGCGTTTGATCTTTTCAGCAGTTATAAAGTCTTCGATACGTTTAAGATCCTCAAAAGCCCGACGGATTCCATAGATGGAATCATTGATACAAGCATTGATCTCGCGGGCATCCTGGCCGCTGCCTCTTAAATAACCGCTCTCTGCATCCCACTTTTTAGGATCGACCTTTCGCCCAAGCGAAATTTCGGTGCGTTTGGTTAGATAGGTAATACGCGCATAAAGCGGAACCATACCTTGTGAATCTGTTTTTCTTTTGTCAGCCCAAATCAGGACTGCAAACTTCTGTGCGTTTTTCATTTGAATAAATTTTAAATACCTGATAAATAATCTGGACACGAAAACTCGCTTTTCGTGACTAATTTTCACTTTGTCAAGTGCTTTAAAATCAATCAATTAACCCCTTATTCGGTGACCTATTTTGAATAATTAAAATAGGTCACCGAGTTAGTCACCAAAACCATAAAATCCGGCCTATTTTCCGGCTCCCGAACCCTACGGATCATAATATCCGCAGGGTTCTGAGATGGTCTGATATCCCCTCTGATTAAGGTCGTTTTTAAACCAGAAATTTGCGTTAAAATGAGGTGTTTTGAGGCCAAATTTTATGATTGCAAATATTTGATTTACAATTAGTTAATCATTGATTTGGCGACTAAATTAGGTCTTCTGAAGCAGTCACCGAATAGGTCGCTGGCTGAGTCATAAATGCTGAGGTGCTATGCGGAATTTTGGGTATAAAAAAAGCGCTTAGACCAGTAATCTAAGCGCTTTTACGAAGCTTTTAGGGCTTCTTAGCGGAATGGACGGGACTCGAACCCGCGACCCCATGCGTGACAGGCATGTATTCTAACCAGCTGAACTACCACTCCTCCCGTTTGGGAATGCAAATATACGCATCAAATTCTATTACACAAACAATTTTTGCAAAAACTCCAACATTGCTTGTAAGGGCCTGAAAATGTTGGCGATAATTTTCAATAAAAAATGCCGCCCTGTTTTGGGGCGGCATTTCTGTATGTTGTTTTAGCGCAAATTGGCTTACGCCGCTGTACCTTCTTTCAATCTTTCCGCATTTTCTGCAAACTGTAACGACTCCATAATTTCCTGCAGGTCGCCGTTCATTACGTTGGGCAGGTTGTAAATGGTTAAACCAATACGGTGCTCGGTAACGCGGCCCTGTGGGTAGTTATAAGTACGTACCTTGGCCGAACGGTCGCCGGTTGATACCATGGTCTTGCGTTTTTTCGAAACTTCTTCCATATGCTTCTGTAACTCCATTTCGTATACACGCGAGCGGAGTACCTGCAAAGCTTTATCGTAGTTCTTCAATTGCGATTTTTGGTCCTGGCACTGGGCTACCACACCGGTAGGGATGTGCGTTAAGCGCACGGCCGAATAGGTGGTGTTTACTGATTGCCCGCCCGGTCCCGAGGCACAGAAGAGGTCCTTTCGGATATCGCTTACCTGCAGGTCGATGTCGAACTCGTCAACCTCAGGCAGTACCACTACCGATGCTGCCGATGTATGCACACGGCCCTGGGTTTCGGTATCGGGCACACGCTGCACACGGTGCACGCCCGATTCGTACTTCAGCGTGCCATAAGCATCTTCGGCCAGTACGTTAAACACAATTTCCTTGTAACCGCCGCTGGTACCTTCGGTGTAATCTACCAGTTCGGTACGCCAGCCGCGTTTTTCGCAGTAGCGCATATACATGCGGTAAAGGTCGCCGGCAAAAAGGGCAGCCTCATCGC comes from Mucilaginibacter mali and encodes:
- a CDS encoding PRTRC system ThiF family protein codes for the protein MKKQKVNKPAVHIIQKELLQPYNPVTINLIGAGGTGSQLLTALARMNHALTALGHAGVYVRVFDDDQVDTANLGRQLFTTAELGQYKSVALINRINRFFGTNWKAETIRYNKQSLKDRDLASAVITISCVDTVSARYEIGEILQHLTKNYGGRNRVKYWLDFGNSRSSGQVILSTLEKITQPASALYRPVENLPLVTEEFKELLNGSEHEDNTPSCSLAEALTKQDLFINSALANCGASLLWQMFREGILFNRGFFLNLADFRTQPLKVA
- a CDS encoding helix-turn-helix domain-containing protein, with protein sequence MAAEIITKEDLQEFGQQLLNQIKSLLGHAIEEPKKWLKSYQVKNLLKISDNTLQTLRDNGTIPFTKIGGILYYSIDDINRVLSGEVKSKRIRIKAEKAA
- a CDS encoding MBL fold metallo-hydrolase, with amino-acid sequence MKRMYRGEFIFHPIGQGCYYTGELFNEKERLFSFVYDCGTNSEQQYIRDAVAGWPVKAEQQKINVCIISHFHSDHTSGIPQLLKSTRCDRLVIPYYDPFQRLMVYLESDNDDDEYRRMMQNPYVYFSGEGFNIGQIIVVRGGGTETNLQDRSPKAPSPSESSNLNTEQFDLNKDEDEYYQDEYEQNDSLNEQFFRQLQIEDPNADPDKVKVRHLPYQLRTPLYKFIFYTLSEEDGSDIEIKRKTAALRKAVDDYFAAAKRDATSGVSTFQDLFNAKPIKEIARIYRRIFGAAQLNGTSLAVFHRFTLESGGYDIFHRHHSGMRHLYHVNRNHATMMTGDLELNTREKLILFQDYYHAHLDEIAYFQVMHHGSDKNWPFSVTESRLHTFPDYVINHGLGRKHHPGPEVTKLLRSVKPHNTLLNNELTKLHYSIYYGTV
- a CDS encoding site-specific integrase, with protein sequence MKNAQKFAVLIWADKRKTDSQGMVPLYARITYLTKRTEISLGRKVDPKKWDAESGYLRGSGQDAREINACINDSIYGIRRAFEDLKRIEDFITAEKIKRKFTGEEVKHRMLLEVFDEHNNDLEKLLDKNFVRATLTKYKTVRKKTAEYIQFRYKKPDVYLESIDYAFVTGLEMYLKTEDKIEHNTAMRYIKNLKKIINLAVNNQWMSHNPFNLFKCTYNKVNRVELEWEEINQLAEYHFKVKRLAEVRDTFLFCCYTGYAFVDVDKLTPQHVVTGTDGVTWIKTTRTKTAIEANVPLIPQAIEIIERYVEHDARIIENRLLPVKSNQKMNAYLKEIGDLAGIEKVLTTHIARHTFATTVTLENDVPLETVSKMLGHTKLTTTQIYAKMKDKKVNRDMQALKARLLVNAEVVDEKLEEELV
- a CDS encoding PDDEXK nuclease domain-containing protein — encoded protein: MSEIILISEIKVLIEGARISAARAIDHERVVMFWHIGKRIFEEEQHGKDRAVYGERLIPYLAEELMPQFGNAFSARNLNHFRQFYRTFPIVYALRTQLTWTHYRSLLSMEETEKREFYIQETAKNNWTARQMDRQIGSQLYERLLLSTDKEKVLSVARNEKQPDKPQDIIKDPMILEFLRLKPEAAYYEKDLENALITHLQEFMLELGNGFSFVARQKRIHLDGDDFFVDLVFYNRLLQCFVIIELKTHKITHQDIGQLQMYVNYYDRIEKLTHETPTVGILLCLEKNDTVVKFTLPENSNIFASKYQLYLPSAEQLADEIEKEISKQKELGQEEFPNNDA
- a CDS encoding PRTRC system protein B, whose product is MKNITQQFNSGFEPYKALLIYKHEKEEEISQFQRNVQETQIYVESYDIGRNGKPINAHPLSVKEMTALHTILQTSQEIQDSYLKSKGLLSNKVLYVNQQANGFAVWYTPPQEVTLFFIDGLQIPSGKFQIPAMLWKANAESLHVYGLKGKAKPHENTKLCHAPYLNIYGSGQVCMGTVQINIGKTSCLEDFMATWERYFFNSNFSHSISGNNSTKTNTTDLWRSLAGSGKPFPQEELLNNQLTLKQIIR
- the prfA gene encoding peptide chain release factor 1; protein product: MLDKLELIHQRWKDVEGELSSPDAMADMKRFAQLNREYKELGKIVDEYLVYRNIMSNIDTNKEILATEKDQEFREMAQTELDELLVQRDEKEEQIRLMLIPKDPEDSKNAIVEIRGGTGGDEAALFAGDLYRMYMRYCEKRGWRTELVDYTEGTSGGYKEIVFNVLAEDAYGTLKYESGVHRVQRVPDTETQGRVHTSAASVVVLPEVDEFDIDLQVSDIRKDLFCASGPGGQSVNTTYSAVRLTHIPTGVVAQCQDQKSQLKNYDKALQVLRSRVYEMELQKHMEEVSKKRKTMVSTGDRSAKVRTYNYPQGRVTEHRIGLTIYNLPNVMNGDLQEIMESLQFAENAERLKEGTAA
- a CDS encoding PRTRC system protein E → MNTQFFQQLAGLGFTGNFLLNIHQDETGLQTVSVVLKKDKAVNGLPPMLFKATASELDEKFFEELKQPVKQTAGLITNLETYQKELDKAKKNGKGNTDKNNKTASPEAEDDKEDEQNLFTQQADDTEAKAEKKRLYDDAMEKVKELAQNTKYAEALAQLPDPADYPEKAEAIEAKRQTLQAGKEAYDKLTASFND
- a CDS encoding PRTRC system protein C, which codes for MKTMILPRIFLHKENGQEIRLTDPNDTFNITDVQNFYSGTYPVLTNAKIIGPEIKDDEAVYRFESTMGTKG